A window of Variovorax sp. HW608 genomic DNA:
GCCTTCGAACTCGCAAACGCAAGCCTGGAGCGGCCGTTCTACAAGGTCGAGTTGCTCTCGGTCGACGGAGGCATGGTCCCCAGTTCATCGGGCGTGTGCGTCGCGTCGAAGCGACTCAGCACAACGATGTTTGACACGCTCGTGATGACCGGGTCATTGACGATCGGGCCGACACCGGAAAGGCTGTGTCGCTACCTGCGCTCGCGCAAGCGCAGCGCGCGCCGCATCGCCAGCATCTGTACGGGCGCATTCGGCCTGGCCGACGCCGGCATCCTCGACGGCCGCATGGTCACCACCCACTGGGCGTTTGCCAACGAACTGCAGAAGCGTCATCCGCTGGTCAAGCTGATGCCTGACCGCATCTTCATTCACGACGGACAGGTATGGACTTCGGCGGGAATGACCGCGGGCATCGACCTGATGCTCGCGCTCGTGGAAGACGATCTTGGCGTCGACGTCGCGCGCTTGGTGGCAAAGAAGATGGTGGTGTACCACCGGCGCGCAGGCGGACAGTCGCAGTTCTCCGCGCTGCTCGAACTGGAGCCGAAGTCCGATCGCATCCAGCAAACGCTGGCACATGCACGGGCGAATCTGCGCGACCCGCTGTCGGTCGAGGATCTGGCCGAAGTCGCCCATCTCAGCCCGCGCCAATTCAGCCGGGCCTTCAAGTCAGAGACCGGGCAATCGCCCGCACATGCCATCGAGAACCTGCGCGTGGAAGCAGCCCGCGAAATGATCGATGCCGGCAATCTGGCATTGAGTGTCATCGCAGAGGAATCGGGTTTCGGCGATCCCGAACGGATGCGCCGCGCCTTCCTTCGTTCGTTGGGCCATCCGCCGCAAAGCATGCGCAGGATGGCCAGGCAGAACGCTGCTGTGCAACCCGGAGCCTGAATGCCGCGCGTCCGTACCGTGGTGGCATAAAAGGTTGCTTATTCGACATTTACGCCATCGCGCGTTCGGCGGACACTTTCCTCTTCATACACCGCCAGTAGCGAAAGGAAAATGTCATGACTCACAAGCAGAACCCAGGCACCGCACTCATCACGGGCGCGTCCTCCGGCATCGGTGCCGTCTACGCCGACCGGTTGGCCCGACGCGGATTCAACCTGATCCTGGTGGCGCGCAGCGGCGATCGACTGCGTGCCCTGGCCGATCGTCTTGTCGAATCGACGGGACGCCGCGTCGACACGCTCGTGGCCGATCTCTCGGACTCGCAAGACCTTGCGCGCGTCGAGGCAACGCTCAGCAGCCGCGAGGACATCACCATGCTGGTGAACAACGCTGGCTTCGGCGCGACCGCGCCGCTGCTGTCCTCAGACATCAAGAAGATGGAGGAAATGATCACCCTGAACGTCGTCGCACTCACCCGCCTCGCCTATGCGGCAGCGCCTGCCTTTGTCAGTCGCGGCGCAGGCACGATCATCAACATTGCATCCGTCGTCGCGATCTCTCCTGAGACGCTCAATGGCGTCTACGGCGGCTCCAAGGCCTATGTCCTCGCCTTCAGCCAGTCGCTGCAACACGAGCTGTCCGACAAGGGCGTGCGCGTGCAGGCGGTCCTTCCAGGAGCCACTGCGACAGAGTTCTGGACCGTCGCCGGCCTGCCGGTCGAGCATTTGCCGAAAGAGATCGGCGTCATGAGCGCCGACGACATGGTCGATGCGGCACTGGCTGGCCTGGACCAGGGCGAAGAGGTCACCATTCCTGCCCTTCCCGACCGGGCGGAATGGGATGCGTACGACGGCGCGCGCCGCGCGATGTCGGGCAGGCTTTCGAACGTCGTCGCAGCGCCGCGCTACGGCATCAGTCGCCTGCGCGCCGCGGCAGTCGAGCCTCTCTGAATTTCCACTTCGACGAGATCAGCAAGCGTGGCCACTTCGTGGCCCGGGAAGAGCCGGAGCTCTTTGCCGCGATGCGGGCTACGTTCAGGCCGCTGCGCTGATCCCGAGATCCGAGGACTTTTCCATGTCACACACCCAGTCCCTGCCCAGACGGTCATTCCTGGGCGCCACGGCCGTCGGCATCGTGGCCACCCGGTTCGCCGCCGGAACCGCTTTCGCTAACGGCGCGGATTCGCCGACCACCCGCGATGCATCCCCCGCGAAGCGCCTTCAGCCGCTGAAGAACATCGACGCCGGGGCACTCAATGTGGAGTACTTCGAACTCGGCCCCGCCGATGGAGCGCCGGTGATCTTGCTGCACGGCTGGCCCTATGACATCCACACGTATGCCGACGTCGCGCCGTTGCTGGCCGCAGCCGGCCATCGGGTGATCGTTCCGCATCTGCGCGGGTACGGTGGAACCCGGTTCCTTTCGGACAAGACGCCTCGCAACGGTCAGCAGAGTGTTCTCGCCGTCGACTTCATCGCCCTGATGGATGCACTGGGCATCGAGACGGCAACGGTTGCAGGCTGCGACTGGGGGGCGCGGACAGCGTGCATCATGGCGGCGCTGTGGCCGAAGCGCGTGAATGCGCTGGTCTCCGTCAGCGGCTATCTGATCGGCAGCCAGGAGATCGGCAAGGTCCCTCTGCCGCCACAGGCCGAATCGCAGTGGTGGTACCAGTACTACTTCGCCACCGAACGCGGTCGTCTCGGGTACGAGAAGAATCGCAAGGAGTTCGCCAAGCTGATCTGGCAAACCGCGTCACCGAAATGGGCCTTCGATCCCGCGACATTCGAACGCAGCGCGGCCGCCCTCGACAACCCGGATCACGTGCGCATCGTGATCGACAACTATCGCTGGCGGATTGGCTTGGCGGAGGGCGAAGCGAAGTATCGCGATCTCGAAGCGCGGCTGGCGCAGGCCCCGCTGATCGGTGTACCCACCATCACGCTTGAAGGAGACGCCAACGGTGCACCACATCCCGAACCGAGCGCCTACGCGAAGAAGTTCTCGGGACCCTACGAGCACCGGCTCGTGAGTGGCGGCATCGGACACAACCTTCCTCAGGAGGCGCCCGAAGCCTTCGCGGCCGCTGTCGTCGATGTGACGCGTCTTTGATATTCCTCATCCGATCAAGGAACCAGCGATGAACAAGCTCCTGTCAGATGCCATGAAAGCCCACGGCGGACTCGACCGCTGGCACCGTTTCAACAGCGTCCAGGCCACGATCGTGAGTGGCGGGCAGCTGTTCATCCGCAAGGGGATGCCCCCGGGACCCTACGCCGCGCGAAATGACGGTCTCGTTGCACGAGCAACAGGCATCCCTCTCGCCCTTCGGGGCGCCGGACCAGCGGACGAGATTCACAGCCAATCGCGTCGCCATCGAAAAGCTGGACGGCACCGTGGTCGCCGAGCGTAGCGACCCGCGGGCATCCTTCGCCGGCCACGAACTGGCGACCCCCTGGGATCCGTTGCAGCGCGCCTACTTCAACGGCTACGCCCAGTGGATCTATCTCACTTTGCCGTTCGCCCTCGCGATGCCGGGCTTCGTCATCGAAGACATCGAACCGTGGCAGGAAGGCAAGGAGACATGGCGCGGATTGCGAGCAACCTTTCCTGCCAGCATCGCCAGTCACAGCACGAAGCAGGAGTTCTATTTCGGAGATGACGGTTTGCTGCGGCGACATGATTACCCCGTCGATGTGGCCGGCGGGTTTGCCGCGGCACAGTACGTCGACGAGGTGCAGGAATTCGACGGTCTCAAGTTCCCCACGCGGCGGCGTGCTTACATGAGAGACGCCCAGGGCCGACCGGTGCTCGACGCAGAGATGGTGTTCATCAGTTCATCAATATCAGCAACATCCGCCTCAGTTGATTCGGGCGCGCGCGGCCGCTCGACGCTCTGGGACACAGCGGCCCGGCGCCTGGGCCAATTCCGCGCTACGCCGCCTTGAGCTGATCCGGATCCACGGGCAGCTTGCGCACGCGCTTGCCTGTCGCGGCGAAGATCGCGTTGGTCAACGCTGGCGCCAGGCAGGACGTCCCGGGTTCGCCCATGCCGCCAAGTGCCTCCGTGCTCGCGACGATGTGGATCTCGATCTGCGGCGCCTCGTTGATGCGCAGCACGCGCACGTCATGGAAATTCGACTGCTCGATGCGGCCGTTCTTCAACGTGGCCTGGCCGTAGAGAGCGCCGGAAATGCCGAAGATCACCGCACTCTGGATCTGCGCGCGCACGGTGTCCGGATTCACGATCACGCCCGTGTCGAGTGCGCAGACGACACGCCGCACCGCGACGCTGCCGTCCGGGGCCACCTCCACTTCGGCCACCTGCGTCATGTAGGTTCCGAACGCGAATTGCAACGACAACCCGCGGCCTTGGCGCTCGCCCATCGCGCGGCCCCATTGGGCCTTCTCGGCCGCCACTTGCAACACAGCGCGGGCTTGCGGGTTTTCCTGAAGGAGTGCGAGGCGGTATTTCAACGAGTCGGTCTTCGCAGCGGCGGCCAACTCATCGACAAAGCTCTCGACGACGAAGATGTTGTGGGTCGGTCCGACGCCACGCCAGAACGCAGTGGGAATCGGCGGCTCGTGATCCACATACTCGATCAGCACGTTCGACAACGCGTAGGGCGGATTCACTGCACCATCGACCGTTTCGGGGTCGAATCCGTTCTGGTACATCGGAGGAGCCCACCGCTTGAGAATCGACGAGCCGGTGATGCGATGCTTCCAGGCCACGGGCCTGCCGTCGGAGCCCAGGCCGGCACTGACCCTGTCACAGAAGTAAGGGCGGTACATGTCGTGCTGGACGTCTTCCTCACGGGTCCAGATCACCTTGACCGGGCCGTCGACCTTCTGGGCGATCTGTACCGCGCGCGTCACGCTGTCTACCTCCAGGCGTCGCCCGAAGCCTCCACCCAGAAGCTGGTTGTGCACCGTGACCTTGTCGAGCGGGAGGCCCGTCACTGAGCCGCGGCGGCCTGCGCACGCGTCAGCACCTGGCTGCCGACCCACACTTCGCAGGCGTCCTTGCGCAGGCCACAGACAGGAAATCGCGCCGCGACAGGTCTGTGCGGGCGTCGTTCATCAGACGATCGAAGATCCTTTCAGCTGGCCTTCGCGTTCGTGGAAAGCGCGAGCGCCGCCTGCTCTATGCCTGCGCGAATACGCAGGTCGATGGTGTTCACGTTCGCGTCGGCCACCGCTTGCAGCGGTGTGATGCACGACCGCGTGGCCACACCGTTGACATGCACGGTGCAAGCGCCCCACAAACCCAGCCCGCATCCGAACTTCGTGCCTGTCAACCCGAGTACGTCGCGCAACACCCAGAGCACGGCAGTGTCTTCATCCACCCGTGGCCTCCACCGGCCTGTTCGTTCCGTTGACCTTCATATGCCCGCTTCCCCTTGTCATGGCGGGAGAGCGCCCGCCCGTCGTCCGATCCGGAGCGACGGGACGCGGCAAGAAGGTAGCACCGAGGCCGGACGGCGGCTAGGACAATAAGACCTCGTTTTCGGTCAGCCGTGCAGGCCTCAAGCGCGCAACGATTTGAACCCCGCGCGCAGCTCTGTCGCGAAGACCTCCGGTTGTTCCCACGCTGCGAAGTGCCCTCCCTTGTCGCGCCTGCCGTAGTGGACCAACTTGGGATACGCCCGCTCCGTCCAACTGCGCGGTGCCGTGTAGATCTCGTCAGGGAAGGCGCTGACCGCAACCGGCAGGGCGACACCCTTGGGCGCGAAGAAAGCCAGCTTGCTTTCCCAGTAAAGGCGAGCCGAGGAAACGCCCGTTTTCGTCAGCCAGTACAGCGTGATGTTGTCGAGAATGTCGTTTCGCGTCAGGCCTTCGGACTTGCCCGCGAAGACGCGCGAGATGAGCGCGTAGCTACGCGCGTCGTGATCGAGCATCCAGGCCGCGAGTCCGATCGGCGAGTCCTCGATCCCGTAGAGCGTCTGGGGACGCTTGCTCATCTCCAGGGCATAGGACAGACCGTTCTTGTAGAAGAAGTCGAGCTGGCCGTATGCGTACTCCTCTTCCGCCGAAAGCCCTGCCGGTTGCGCACCGCCTGCCTGCAGCGCACTCGCAATGTCATCAGGGATCGTGGCAGGCATGTTGGTGTGAATGCCGACCAGGCCCGGAGGCGTCAGCAGCGCCATCTGCTCGGTGACCGCATTGCCCCAATCGCCGCCCTGCGCGACATAGCGCGAGTAGCCCAGGCGCTTCATCAGCACAGCCCAGGCACGGGCGATGCGGATGGGGTCCCAGCCGAGCATGGTGGGCTTTCCCGAAAAGCCATGGCCGGGCAGCGAAGGAATCACGACGTCGAAAGCATCCGATGCGGCCCCGCCGTGGGCCGTCGGGTTGGTCAGCGGATCGATGATCTTCATCTGCTCGACGATCGAACCCGGCCACCCGTGCGTGACGATCACCGGCAGTGCATTGGGATGCTTTGAACGAACGTGGATGAAGTGGATGTCCACGCCGTCGATCGTCGTCATGAATTGAGGCAACCCGTTCAGCCTCGTCTCGAACTTGCGCCAGTCGTAGTCCGTCTGCCAGGTGCGCGCCAGTTCGCGCATCGTTGCGAGTTGCACGCCTTGCGATGCATCCGTCACCAATTCGCGCGAAGGCCATCGGGTCGCGGCGATGCGCCGGTGCAGGTCTGCCAGCTCGCTCTGGGGCACATGGACGGCAAACGGACGGATCCGGGCATCGTCGCGTGGCAGGTCCGCAGCGACAAGGTCGCTGCGGACATCGGCAAGAGCGAACACCGGCTGGGTGGCAAGAAGCGCTGCAGCCGAACCGCCTAGAAAGTGGCGTCGGGACAGCGGCGAGGGCTTTGGATTCTCGAGGGAGCTCATGTGAATGGCCTTTCAATCGGAGATGAACTGTGAAGCCGAAGCGGCGCTCAATCGGCGGCCGCTTCTTCGATCAGCGCGGCGACATCGTCGGCATGCGATGCCAGCACGGCGTGCGACGCGCCCTGAACCACAACGGTGTGCTTCGAGCCCGCGCGTTGCGCCATGAACGCGAGCAGCGGCGGCGCGATGGCCTTGTCGGCCGTGCCGTAGATGAACCTGGAGGGCACTTCCTTCCACGCAGGGGCACCCGCCTTCTCGGTGAACGCAGCCTCGGCGACGGGTCTTTGCGTGGCCGCGAGGAGAGCTGCGACGATTTCGGGAACGTCGCCCGCAACCTGCTCGCGGTACTTGGCTTGCTCGACGTAAAGGTCCTTGCCACCGCTGGGCAAGGCCACCGGCACCAGCGCCGAGCCCAACGTGCTGCCAGGGAACCGTGCCCCCAGTTCACCGAGCGCCTCGCCGCTGTCTGGCGCGAACGCGGCCACGAACACGAGGCTCTTGACGTTGGGCTTGCCCTCGGCGGCGTTCGAGATCACGGCGCCGCCGTACGAGTGGCCCACCATCACGACAGGACCGGGGATGGTATCCACCAGATTGGCAACATAGGCTGAATCGCTACGCAGTCCGCGCAAGGGATTGGCCACTGCAACCACGGGGTAGCCCTTCGCGAGAAGGCGCTCGATGACGGATTCCCAACTCAGGGACTCGGCGAAAGCGCCGTGAACGAGGACGATGGTCGGCTTGCCCGAGGGCGAAGCGGCTTGCGCTTGCGTTTGAAGCAGAGCGGCGCAGACGACCAGAAGCGCGAGAAAGGCGTTCTGGAGGGTTCGGAGCGTAGTCTTGGTCGTGGTCATGACGTTCTTCCTGTCGGTCAATGGAGTCATCCAGCGGCTCAGATGACGTTGAAGGCCACGTCGATGTTTCCGCGGGTCGCTCTCGAGTACGGGCAGGTCTGGTGTGCCTCGCGGACCAGGGCCTCGACAAGCGCGCGATCCAGCCCCGGCACATGGACGTTGAGTCGCGCCCGCAGCGAAAAGATGTTGTCCGTGAGGCCCAGGTCCACTTCGGCGTCGACGGCCGCATCGGCGGGCAAGGAGATGTTTCTCGCCTTTGCCGCCAGGCCCAGGGCGCCGATGAAGCAGGCCGACCATCCGACGGCGAACAGCTGCTCCGGGTTCGTGCCCGGCCTGTTGCTGCCTGGGCTGCTCAGCTTCACATTGAGTGCGCCATCGCTGGACTTTCCAG
This region includes:
- a CDS encoding epoxide hydrolase family protein, producing the protein MSSLENPKPSPLSRRHFLGGSAAALLATQPVFALADVRSDLVAADLPRDDARIRPFAVHVPQSELADLHRRIAATRWPSRELVTDASQGVQLATMRELARTWQTDYDWRKFETRLNGLPQFMTTIDGVDIHFIHVRSKHPNALPVIVTHGWPGSIVEQMKIIDPLTNPTAHGGAASDAFDVVIPSLPGHGFSGKPTMLGWDPIRIARAWAVLMKRLGYSRYVAQGGDWGNAVTEQMALLTPPGLVGIHTNMPATIPDDIASALQAGGAQPAGLSAEEEYAYGQLDFFYKNGLSYALEMSKRPQTLYGIEDSPIGLAAWMLDHDARSYALISRVFAGKSEGLTRNDILDNITLYWLTKTGVSSARLYWESKLAFFAPKGVALPVAVSAFPDEIYTAPRSWTERAYPKLVHYGRRDKGGHFAAWEQPEVFATELRAGFKSLRA
- a CDS encoding SDR family NAD(P)-dependent oxidoreductase, encoding MTHKQNPGTALITGASSGIGAVYADRLARRGFNLILVARSGDRLRALADRLVESTGRRVDTLVADLSDSQDLARVEATLSSREDITMLVNNAGFGATAPLLSSDIKKMEEMITLNVVALTRLAYAAAPAFVSRGAGTIINIASVVAISPETLNGVYGGSKAYVLAFSQSLQHELSDKGVRVQAVLPGATATEFWTVAGLPVEHLPKEIGVMSADDMVDAALAGLDQGEEVTIPALPDRAEWDAYDGARRAMSGRLSNVVAAPRYGISRLRAAAVEPL
- a CDS encoding alpha/beta fold hydrolase; the protein is MSHTQSLPRRSFLGATAVGIVATRFAAGTAFANGADSPTTRDASPAKRLQPLKNIDAGALNVEYFELGPADGAPVILLHGWPYDIHTYADVAPLLAAAGHRVIVPHLRGYGGTRFLSDKTPRNGQQSVLAVDFIALMDALGIETATVAGCDWGARTACIMAALWPKRVNALVSVSGYLIGSQEIGKVPLPPQAESQWWYQYYFATERGRLGYEKNRKEFAKLIWQTASPKWAFDPATFERSAAALDNPDHVRIVIDNYRWRIGLAEGEAKYRDLEARLAQAPLIGVPTITLEGDANGAPHPEPSAYAKKFSGPYEHRLVSGGIGHNLPQEAPEAFAAAVVDVTRL
- a CDS encoding alpha/beta fold hydrolase, with amino-acid sequence MTTTKTTLRTLQNAFLALLVVCAALLQTQAQAASPSGKPTIVLVHGAFAESLSWESVIERLLAKGYPVVAVANPLRGLRSDSAYVANLVDTIPGPVVMVGHSYGGAVISNAAEGKPNVKSLVFVAAFAPDSGEALGELGARFPGSTLGSALVPVALPSGGKDLYVEQAKYREQVAGDVPEIVAALLAATQRPVAEAAFTEKAGAPAWKEVPSRFIYGTADKAIAPPLLAFMAQRAGSKHTVVVQGASHAVLASHADDVAALIEEAAAD
- a CDS encoding organic hydroperoxide resistance protein, giving the protein MNEIDKVLYTAKTHTTGGRDGAGKSSDGALNVKLSSPGSNRPGTNPEQLFAVGWSACFIGALGLAAKARNISLPADAAVDAEVDLGLTDNIFSLRARLNVHVPGLDRALVEALVREAHQTCPYSRATRGNIDVAFNVI
- a CDS encoding GlxA family transcriptional regulator, which codes for MKSVAILVFPGFQILDLAAIAAFELANASLERPFYKVELLSVDGGMVPSSSGVCVASKRLSTTMFDTLVMTGSLTIGPTPERLCRYLRSRKRSARRIASICTGAFGLADAGILDGRMVTTHWAFANELQKRHPLVKLMPDRIFIHDGQVWTSAGMTAGIDLMLALVEDDLGVDVARLVAKKMVVYHRRAGGQSQFSALLELEPKSDRIQQTLAHARANLRDPLSVEDLAEVAHLSPRQFSRAFKSETGQSPAHAIENLRVEAAREMIDAGNLALSVIAEESGFGDPERMRRAFLRSLGHPPQSMRRMARQNAAVQPGA